From Jeotgalibaca dankookensis, one genomic window encodes:
- a CDS encoding DUF2187 family protein, whose amino-acid sequence MAKKISSETKTMVETQLRKGTSNSRIASLLGVSYEEALEVVDRIKESIRPDVGDKIRFTFRDHKMVGTIQKLLTNSAVVEINWDKSSSIMRDICEDKTIVNFKDIDEFVNVD is encoded by the coding sequence ATGGCTAAAAAGATTTCTTCGGAAACGAAGACAATGGTTGAAACACAGTTGCGTAAAGGTACCAGCAATTCACGAATTGCAAGCTTACTGGGTGTCTCTTACGAAGAAGCTCTAGAGGTAGTAGACCGCATTAAAGAATCCATTCGTCCAGATGTTGGCGATAAGATCCGGTTTACTTTTCGGGATCATAAAATGGTCGGAACCATTCAAAAACTACTTACCAATAGCGCAGTTGTCGAAATTAATTGGGACAAATCATCTTCTATCATGCGCGATATATGTGAAGATAAAACAATTGTTAATTTTAAAGACATCGATGAGTTTGTAAATGTCGATTAA
- the hflX gene encoding GTPase HflX, which translates to MVSVQTRQSNELFEYELEELKQLTETAQGEVVATLTQKRDRHDPRTIIGKGKLDELKHLVEELEPTTVIFEQELSPRNMRNIQEVIDCKIIDRIQLILDIFAMRASSKEGKMQVSLAQLNYLLPRLTGQGVNMSRLGAGIGTRGPGETQLETDRRHINKQITEIKKELAETEKHRRRSRIKRQESHVFQIGLIGYTNAGKSTLLNRLTDAETYEENLLFATLDPLTRKMTFPNQFQATLTDTVGFVQNLPTQLVHAFKSTLEESKGVDLLLHVVDSSQEFVGQQEETVMNLIDELEMEEIPIVTVYNKKDLMHPDFQPKLHPNIVISALNPEDIERLKEFLWQEIKKMLVPYQVTVSLLDGGFKLNQIQQETFVESLELNEKTNEYIVSGFAKENSKWLGEQGLDDED; encoded by the coding sequence TTGGTAAGTGTTCAAACCAGACAATCTAATGAGTTATTTGAATATGAACTAGAAGAACTAAAGCAACTCACTGAAACGGCACAGGGAGAAGTGGTTGCAACACTCACCCAAAAAAGAGACCGTCATGACCCGCGCACAATTATTGGTAAGGGAAAACTCGATGAATTAAAACATTTAGTGGAAGAGTTAGAGCCAACCACAGTTATTTTTGAACAAGAGCTCTCCCCCCGGAATATGCGTAATATTCAAGAAGTCATTGACTGCAAAATTATTGACCGTATTCAGCTTATTTTAGATATTTTTGCCATGCGGGCATCAAGTAAAGAAGGAAAGATGCAAGTTTCTCTTGCACAACTGAATTACTTGCTCCCACGCTTAACGGGCCAGGGTGTGAACATGTCTCGTTTGGGAGCTGGTATTGGAACGCGTGGACCCGGTGAAACACAATTAGAAACAGACCGCCGACACATTAATAAACAAATTACAGAAATAAAAAAAGAACTAGCTGAAACCGAAAAACATCGTCGTCGCTCGCGGATTAAACGACAAGAGAGTCATGTTTTCCAAATTGGCTTAATTGGCTATACTAATGCTGGAAAATCTACCTTGTTAAATCGTTTAACCGATGCTGAAACGTATGAAGAAAATCTTTTGTTTGCGACGCTAGATCCTTTAACACGGAAAATGACCTTTCCCAACCAATTCCAAGCTACTCTAACGGATACGGTAGGTTTCGTTCAGAACTTGCCAACCCAACTCGTACATGCTTTTAAATCGACGCTAGAAGAAAGCAAAGGAGTTGATTTACTTTTACATGTTGTTGACAGTTCACAAGAGTTCGTTGGTCAACAAGAAGAAACGGTTATGAACCTTATTGATGAACTAGAGATGGAAGAAATTCCGATTGTAACGGTTTATAACAAGAAGGATTTAATGCACCCAGATTTTCAACCGAAATTACATCCAAATATCGTTATTTCTGCTTTAAATCCAGAAGATATTGAACGACTAAAAGAATTTCTATGGCAAGAAATTAAAAAAATGCTGGTTCCTTACCAAGTAACAGTTTCTTTATTAGATGGTGGATTCAAGTTAAATCAGATTCAGCAAGAGACTTTTGTCGAATCACTCGAGTTAAATGAAAAAACAAATGAATACATTGTGAGTGGTTTTGCGAAAGAAAATTCAAAATGGTTAGGAGAGCAAGGTTTAGATGACGAAGATTGA
- the miaA gene encoding tRNA (adenosine(37)-N6)-dimethylallyltransferase MiaA, which yields MSEKKKVVVIMGPTAVGKTALSIHLAKKYQGEVINGDSLQVYRHLDIGTAKVTPEEMAGVPHHLINIVDLHEPYTASDFKKAAELAIAAIHKKGKLPILVGGSGLYIQGLLYDMKFGQGGEDRDYRRKLEIELVEKGADGLWSQLEAIDPQAAANIHPNNSRRVVRALESIHVSGKPFSSQTDSVKTSKYNALLIALNSDRQILYNRINQRVDQMVETGLLEEAKVLYELADRDLNQAHKGIGYKEWFPYFSGEISFEEALENVKQNSRRYAKRQLTWFRNRMEAVHWFDVSNDDYLEKVEQLIEDFRK from the coding sequence GTGAGTGAAAAGAAAAAAGTTGTTGTGATTATGGGCCCAACGGCAGTAGGTAAAACCGCTTTGAGCATTCATTTAGCGAAAAAATACCAAGGCGAAGTGATTAATGGGGACTCATTGCAAGTCTACCGTCATCTTGATATTGGTACCGCCAAAGTGACACCGGAAGAAATGGCTGGTGTTCCTCATCATCTCATTAATATTGTTGATTTACATGAGCCTTATACAGCTAGCGACTTTAAAAAAGCAGCTGAATTAGCTATTGCCGCTATTCATAAAAAAGGGAAGTTGCCTATTCTTGTTGGCGGATCTGGTTTGTATATTCAAGGTTTGCTTTACGATATGAAATTTGGACAAGGTGGTGAAGATAGGGATTACCGTCGAAAATTAGAAATAGAGCTGGTCGAAAAAGGAGCTGATGGCTTGTGGTCACAGCTAGAAGCAATTGACCCCCAAGCAGCCGCCAATATTCATCCGAATAATTCCCGCCGTGTCGTTCGCGCTTTAGAGTCGATTCACGTAAGTGGTAAACCTTTTTCAAGTCAAACTGACAGTGTAAAAACGTCAAAGTATAATGCTTTATTAATTGCTTTGAATAGTGACCGCCAAATTCTCTATAATCGAATCAATCAGCGAGTGGATCAAATGGTCGAAACCGGTTTATTAGAAGAAGCTAAAGTCTTGTATGAATTAGCTGATCGTGACCTCAATCAAGCACATAAAGGTATTGGTTATAAAGAATGGTTTCCATATTTTTCAGGAGAAATTTCTTTTGAAGAAGCTTTAGAAAATGTCAAGCAAAATTCTCGTCGTTACGCGAAACGGCAATTAACCTGGTTCCGGAATCGAATGGAAGCAGTTCATTGGTTTGACGTAAGTAATGATGATTATTTAGAGAAAGTAGAACAGTTAATCGAAGATTTTAGAAAGTAG
- a CDS encoding glycerophosphodiester phosphodiesterase, translating into MRTKIIAHRGSKGTAPENTLESFRAALKSNCDGIELDVHLSQDLVPVVIHDETVNRTSNGEGYVYRKTYQELQQLDAGSWFNKRFTGARIPSLEEVLQLLKVSRFKGMLNIELKTDKIAYPLLEETVVDLVERYQPDYQVVYSSFNVQSLQKVIGLVPNAEIAILLKKRGAQKAFLPNGHPIQAWHGSHRLVNDMIKNNKRKIPIRLWTVNRLFDLGYCLNKNVDAIITDYPNRALRVRDRVQGE; encoded by the coding sequence CGAGCAGCTTTAAAGTCGAATTGTGATGGCATCGAATTAGATGTTCATCTTTCACAGGATCTAGTTCCTGTCGTTATTCATGACGAAACAGTTAATCGAACCAGTAACGGTGAAGGTTATGTCTATCGAAAGACTTATCAAGAATTACAGCAATTAGATGCCGGTAGCTGGTTTAACAAGCGATTTACCGGTGCGAGAATCCCTAGCTTAGAAGAAGTTCTTCAATTATTAAAGGTTTCTCGTTTCAAAGGGATGCTCAATATCGAACTCAAAACTGATAAAATCGCCTATCCTTTGCTTGAAGAAACGGTTGTGGACTTAGTTGAACGCTACCAACCAGATTATCAGGTTGTTTATTCAAGTTTTAATGTTCAAAGTTTGCAGAAAGTAATCGGACTGGTCCCAAATGCGGAAATTGCTATCCTATTAAAAAAACGTGGTGCACAAAAAGCCTTTTTACCAAACGGTCATCCTATTCAAGCGTGGCATGGTAGCCATAGACTAGTGAATGATATGATAAAAAATAATAAAAGAAAAATTCCTATCCGTTTATGGACCGTTAATCGGTTATTCGATTTAGGGTATTGTTTAAATAAAAATGTGGATGCGATTATAACAGATTATCCAAATCGCGCATTGAGAGTGAGGGATAGAGTCCAAGGTGAGTGA
- a CDS encoding aminotransferase class I/II-fold pyridoxal phosphate-dependent enzyme — protein MTKIENIVEKVDQQIQPTFKRIQKIALDNQKKVLDGFRKNNVSDYHFTPSTGYGYDDMGRETLEALYADVFKGEAALVRSQIISGTHAISTALLGVLRPDDELMYVTGQPYDTLLDIVGLTGNGIGSLKEYNIGYQHIDLLENGGVDFDTVLERVSEKTKMIGIQRSRGYADRPSFTIDDIEKIIQTIKPHAPNAIFFVDNCYGEFVETREPLEVGADLIAGSLIKNPGGGIVKMGGYIVGREDLVEKCAYRLTSPGIGREAGATLYSLLEMYQGLFLAPHVVGEAVKGAVYTAALLEELGIESTPKWNDPRTDLIQMVALPSKEEMIRFAQVIQKYSPVDSNVTPIAAAMPGYEDQVIMAAGTFIQGASIELSADGPIRPPYLLYLQGGLTFEHIKLAVTAAVEEVFPEKL, from the coding sequence ATGACGAAGATTGAAAATATAGTAGAAAAGGTAGACCAACAAATTCAACCTACCTTTAAAAGAATTCAAAAAATAGCCTTGGATAACCAAAAGAAAGTGCTTGACGGTTTTCGTAAAAATAATGTGAGTGACTATCACTTCACACCAAGTACGGGTTATGGCTATGACGATATGGGTCGCGAAACGTTAGAAGCCCTTTATGCGGACGTTTTTAAAGGAGAAGCAGCCTTAGTTCGTTCACAAATTATTTCAGGAACGCATGCTATCTCAACCGCTTTACTGGGTGTATTGCGTCCTGATGATGAACTCATGTATGTGACGGGGCAGCCCTATGATACCTTGTTAGATATTGTTGGGTTGACTGGTAATGGCATTGGTTCTTTAAAAGAATACAATATCGGTTACCAACACATTGACCTCTTAGAAAATGGCGGAGTGGATTTTGATACCGTACTAGAACGGGTTTCAGAAAAAACTAAAATGATTGGTATTCAACGATCACGTGGTTATGCGGATCGTCCGTCCTTTACCATCGATGACATTGAAAAAATTATTCAAACAATTAAACCACACGCACCCAATGCTATTTTCTTTGTAGACAATTGTTACGGAGAATTTGTAGAAACACGCGAACCGCTAGAAGTGGGAGCAGACTTGATAGCGGGATCGCTCATTAAAAACCCAGGTGGCGGGATTGTTAAAATGGGTGGCTACATTGTTGGTAGAGAAGACCTAGTAGAAAAGTGTGCGTATCGTTTAACGAGTCCAGGGATTGGACGAGAAGCAGGGGCAACCTTGTATAGTCTTTTAGAAATGTATCAAGGACTATTTTTGGCTCCTCACGTCGTTGGTGAAGCAGTGAAGGGTGCTGTTTACACTGCAGCCTTACTGGAAGAGTTGGGTATTGAATCCACTCCAAAATGGAATGATCCTCGTACTGATCTCATTCAAATGGTGGCACTTCCTTCTAAAGAAGAAATGATTAGGTTTGCCCAAGTGATTCAAAAATATTCACCTGTTGATTCGAATGTAACTCCAATTGCAGCAGCAATGCCAGGTTACGAAGATCAAGTTATTATGGCAGCCGGAACCTTTATCCAAGGAGCAAGTATAGAACTTTCAGCCGATGGTCCTATCCGTCCGCCTTATCTCCTTTATCTACAAGGTGGCTTAACTTTTGAACATATTAAATTAGCTGTAACAGCTGCAGTAGAAGAAGTTTTTCCAGAAAAATTATAA